The Rhodopseudomonas palustris genome window below encodes:
- a CDS encoding nitrogenase component 1, producing the protein MAINLRSPSAETREQRLGTITSWDGPASRLANESAFSRGDCGPGCGGKGQRICELESPFSQGSTCSEQIAESQASNVRDAVLVQHSPIGCAAGHINSNAFFRNGLMRRGLAPRNVTGLSSNLIERDMIYGGAEKLRATIKAAVERHQPKAVFVATSCATGIIGDDVESVVRDCEDELGVPVVAMYCEGFKSKHWSSGFDAIQHGVLRHVVKPKPGPRQDNLVNIIVLWGSDVFTPMLAELGLEANNILTVASVDEIARASEAAASATFCYSVGGYLGAALEQQYGVQEIKAPQPYGFAGTDAWLRALAKATHREELAEAYIAREHARVRPQIERLRERLKGVRGYVAMGAAYAHGVIGVLRELGVEVPGSLVFHHDPVYDSHDVRQDSLGHMIDAYGDVEHFSISNRQPYQFYNLLKRSDPDFIIIRHGGLAGLASRLGVPAIALGDASTAIGYQGMIDLGEEIVDALAQRKFHQDLAGHTSLPYKHWWLDQADPYLLARQNAPQAAGSRV; encoded by the coding sequence ATGGCCATTAATCTTCGTAGTCCGTCCGCCGAGACCCGCGAGCAGCGTCTTGGTACCATTACTTCATGGGATGGCCCCGCCTCCCGCCTTGCCAACGAGTCCGCGTTCTCCCGCGGCGATTGTGGCCCCGGCTGCGGCGGCAAGGGCCAGCGCATCTGCGAATTGGAGTCGCCGTTCTCGCAGGGCTCGACCTGCTCCGAGCAGATTGCTGAAAGCCAAGCCAGCAACGTTCGCGACGCAGTGCTGGTGCAGCATTCCCCGATCGGTTGCGCCGCCGGTCACATCAACAGCAATGCGTTCTTCCGCAACGGCCTGATGCGGCGCGGCCTGGCTCCGCGCAACGTCACCGGCCTGTCGAGCAACCTGATCGAGCGCGACATGATCTATGGCGGCGCCGAGAAGCTGCGCGCCACCATCAAGGCCGCGGTAGAGCGGCACCAGCCCAAAGCGGTGTTCGTCGCCACCTCCTGCGCCACCGGCATCATCGGCGACGACGTCGAGAGCGTGGTGCGCGACTGCGAGGACGAGCTCGGTGTCCCGGTGGTGGCGATGTATTGCGAGGGCTTCAAGTCCAAGCATTGGAGCTCGGGATTCGACGCGATCCAGCACGGCGTGCTGCGCCACGTCGTCAAGCCCAAGCCGGGCCCGCGGCAGGACAACCTCGTCAACATCATCGTGCTGTGGGGCAGCGACGTGTTCACGCCGATGCTGGCGGAGCTGGGCCTCGAAGCCAACAACATCCTCACCGTCGCGTCGGTCGACGAGATCGCCCGCGCCTCAGAAGCCGCCGCATCGGCCACCTTCTGCTATTCGGTCGGCGGTTATCTCGGCGCTGCGCTGGAGCAGCAATACGGCGTGCAGGAGATCAAGGCGCCGCAGCCTTATGGCTTCGCCGGCACCGACGCCTGGCTGCGCGCACTCGCGAAGGCCACCCACCGGGAGGAGCTGGCCGAAGCCTACATTGCCCGCGAGCACGCCCGCGTCCGCCCGCAGATCGAGCGGCTGCGCGAACGGCTCAAGGGCGTGCGCGGCTACGTGGCGATGGGTGCGGCCTATGCTCACGGCGTGATCGGCGTGCTGCGTGAGCTCGGCGTCGAGGTGCCCGGCTCGCTCGTGTTCCATCACGACCCGGTCTATGACAGCCACGACGTCCGCCAGGACTCGCTCGGTCACATGATCGACGCCTATGGCGACGTCGAGCACTTCAGCATTTCCAACCGCCAGCCGTATCAGTTCTACAATCTGCTGAAGCGGTCCGATCCGGACTTCATCATCATCCGCCATGGTGGTCTGGCCGGCCTCGCCTCGCGCCTCGGCGTGCCTGCGATCGCGCTCGGCGATGCTTCGACGGCCATCGGCTATCAGGGCATGATCGACCTCGGCGAAGAAATCGTCGATGCGCTGGCGCAGCGCAAATTCCATCAGGACCTCGCCGGCCACACCAGCCTGCCCTACAAGCATTGGTGGCTGGATCAGGCCGATCCCTATCTACTCGCCCGGCAGAACGCCCCGCAAGCCGCCGGAAGCCGCGTCTGA
- a CDS encoding PLP-dependent transferase translates to MTQPQAANFETLAVHGGSFRADPVTGAVVPPIYLTTSYQFQDTEHARRIFALEEIGYTYTRTVNPTREFLERRVAALEGGVGALALATGESASLYALLNITHSGDNVVLSPDIGAGRNAGLVASLRQFGIDVRFAAETGSAESFAAATDARTRAYYVESLSVPQLRAFPLAGAAEAAQQAGVPLIVDNTALPLSLRPFEHGAALVIYSAAEYLGGHDGAQGGLIIDGGRFSWEAHATRLPTLSDPDASYHGVVWTELVKKWNASPFVARTRAHLLRDLGAAINPLAVFQIIQGVETLPLRLRRQTASAREVATYLGAHPKVSGLATGAALIAFDLPSAAAAARFTDVLTLFDPAVTYGGVRSAILDRAAASPRVVLSIGLEHAGDLLADLDSALADA, encoded by the coding sequence ATGACCCAGCCACAGGCCGCCAATTTCGAAACGCTCGCGGTCCATGGTGGTTCGTTCCGCGCCGATCCGGTCACCGGCGCAGTGGTGCCTCCGATTTACCTGACGACCTCGTACCAATTTCAGGACACCGAGCACGCGCGCCGTATCTTCGCGCTCGAAGAGATCGGCTACACCTACACGCGCACCGTCAATCCCACCCGCGAGTTTCTAGAGCGCCGCGTAGCCGCACTCGAAGGCGGCGTCGGGGCCCTTGCGCTCGCCACCGGCGAGAGCGCATCGCTCTACGCACTACTCAACATCACTCACAGCGGTGACAACGTCGTGCTGTCGCCAGACATCGGGGCGGGACGCAATGCCGGCCTCGTCGCTTCGCTGCGCCAGTTCGGGATCGACGTCCGTTTCGCTGCCGAGACGGGATCGGCGGAGTCGTTCGCCGCGGCGACCGATGCACGTACCCGGGCGTATTATGTCGAAAGCCTCAGCGTGCCGCAGCTCCGCGCCTTCCCGCTCGCCGGTGCAGCGGAAGCGGCGCAGCAAGCCGGCGTACCGCTGATCGTCGACAATACCGCACTGCCGCTGTCGTTAAGGCCGTTCGAGCACGGCGCAGCGCTGGTGATCTATTCGGCGGCGGAATATCTCGGTGGCCATGATGGTGCCCAAGGCGGTCTGATCATCGATGGCGGCCGGTTTTCCTGGGAGGCTCATGCCACCCGGCTGCCGACCCTCAGCGACCCAGACGCGTCGTACCACGGCGTGGTTTGGACCGAGCTGGTGAAGAAATGGAACGCCAGTCCGTTCGTGGCGCGGACGCGGGCGCATCTGCTGCGCGATCTCGGCGCGGCGATCAATCCACTGGCGGTGTTCCAGATCATCCAGGGTGTCGAGACATTGCCGCTGCGGCTGCGCCGGCAGACCGCCAGCGCGCGCGAGGTCGCGACCTATCTGGGCGCGCATCCAAAGGTGTCCGGCCTCGCCACAGGCGCTGCGTTGATCGCCTTCGATCTGCCCAGCGCAGCCGCTGCGGCTCGGTTTACGGACGTACTGACACTGTTTGATCCTGCCGTGACCTACGGAGGCGTCCGCAGCGCCATCCTCGACCGGGCTGCGGCCTCACCGCGCGTGGTATTGTCGATCGGGCTCGAGCACGCCGGGGACCTCCTCGCTGATCTCGACTCCGCGCTCGCTGACGCCTGA